The following are from one region of the Ornithorhynchus anatinus isolate Pmale09 chromosome X1, mOrnAna1.pri.v4, whole genome shotgun sequence genome:
- the ATOX1 gene encoding copper transport protein ATOX1: MPKHEFSVDMTCEGCSNAVTRVLNKLGGVQFDIDLPNKKVSVDSEHSVETLLETLKKTGKTTTYLGTK, from the exons atgCCG AAGCATGAATTCTCTGTGGACATGACGTGCGAAGGCTGCTCTAACGCGGTCACTCGGGTCCTCAATAAGCTTGGAG GGGTCCAGTTCGATATCGACTTGCCCAACAAGAAGGTGTCTGTTGACTCGGAGCATAGTGTGGAAACACTCCTGGAGACACTGAAGAAGACCGGGAAGACCACCACCTACCTGGGAACCAAGTAG